Below is a window of Thermococcus sp. DNA.
TCCCAGCCAAGATAAGGAGAAATATCCCCGCGAGGATAAAGACATAATCCAGGGGGGCGCTGAACTGAGTAAAACTGGCCTCAAAAGCACCAAGCCAGTTCTGAGAGGACGGCCGAACGTTTGTTTTCAGAAGGCTCAACACTGTTATTGTGGGAAACCTCTCGACGTAGCTCCAGCTCTCGTTGGGCACTAGTTCTGCAGGTATAAACTTGGGCATGTCCAGCTGCTCGGGTGTCACCCCAATGGGAACGTGAGTGGGCAGACCACTAATCATTGAAGGATATCGAAGATGGGCATTCCTACCAATAACGACAAGAGTTCTGGCAAAATATCTGTCGTCTGAACGGTAGTATGCTATCAAGTCAACTTTTTTGCTGAGATTTCCCTGCAAATCTGGGACATATATTACGGGGAATCCGACAGAATTGGGAGAGAAATCAAATGAAAATGGGTATTTTCGCTCTGTTAATTTCACGGTTTTTGAGTAGTTCAGCGCGTGAACTGTTACTTGACCTTGAGGAAATAAAGTTCGTATAAGCGAATCGTTTGTGGGCAAGATAAGGGTCTTTCTGAAGATGGGACTCAGATTTCCTATTATTTGACCCGACCTGTGGGTGCTATAAAGGGGATAGATAACACTTTCATTACCGCTCTGATCGTAGAGTGTGAAATTCACTTCGAACTTTCCATTTCCCATATATGTCATGTTGTAAATCATTACCAAGTTGAAAAAAGGATAGTATCCAGCATAAGCAAATCTGTTTCCCGGTTTTAAAACAATATGAGGGCTTTTGATGTGTATCAGTGAATAGTATCCAACTACTGGATACACCGCAAGAAGCACACCCATGAAGATCAGGATAATGGCTATTGTGTTGTATATTCTATTTGCACCCATTCTGCATCCCTCTCTCGTTTGATGTCTTTTGCGCTAAAAAGAAAGAAAAATCAGCTACCCACCTCAATGGGTATTTCAAATGAGACCCCAATGTCTCTGAGGAGGTCAACATTCGCTGAGGTTCCTCCCCAGGTGTCTACATAGCCAAAGATGTGGAACTTGAACTGGACATTAACATTGGGCTCCAAACCAGGTTTTTCCTGAGGTGTTATGTTTTTGGAAGTTGGGTTGCCTCCTGAGGCCACTATGTACACTTCAAGTTCACTTGAGCCATCGTATGAAGCCTTCGTTAGTCCATAATGTGTTAATGTATCAAGATGCCATGTGCCATGACCAACCATCTGGGTGGGGGCAGTGTAGGAGTCATCATCGTACCACCATGCATGAGAACCTGTGCCAGAAGATATCCCAAAGTGGAATCTTGTCTGAGGTCCCAAGACGAACCTGCCATTCTGAACTTCATATTGAGCAGCTATGTATGCTTTGGCCGTTGAGAAGCTTCCATGTAAAACCGCCGAAAGTGTTATAATCCCTGCCCCACTGCTTGTCGCCACTGCAGGGGTTGCCATTGCCGCAACTAAAAAAACAATCATGCCAAGGGTAATCCCTACCAACTTTCTCTTGTTCATACGCCCCCCCCACTTGGTGGTGGGCAATTACAATTTCCCTAGTTTAATATTTATAAGTTTTGGCTCAATCATCTAATTAACGGAAAAGGTGTTAAAAATAAGTTTTCTTTCCAAACTCCTTAGAGGGTCACAATGATGTTGTCAGTGCTGAAGAGTATTGACGGGTTCATCGCCAGAACCTCATAACATTTAGGAGTCTCCTTGAGGCTTGTGAGCAGGAGGGTAGTAAAAGGTGAACCGGGCTTCGAGTTATCCCAAGAGCTCCCGCACCATCTTCCTGAACCTCTTGGCGTCCTCGCACATGTTCGAGTTGTTGAAGTAGACGAAGCTCTCCGAGTGGTTCCATCCAACGACCCTGTCCCTGGCCTTCTTCAGCTCATCCTCGCCGTACTGGTGGACGTAGACAATCCGCCCGTTCTCGTAACGTCCGTGAAGCCGGTAGTAGTTTATCTCCCCGCGGTGGAGAGGAATCCTTACGAGAGGGTCGGTCACGTCTATGACGTCGAACTCCCTCACGAAGCGCTTGATTCCCATCTCGCTCCAGCCCCTCAGTTCGACCGCGATTTCAAAGTCGCCCCTCTCTATCATCGAGAAGAACCCCTCGGCGTTGGCGAAGCTCTCCTCCGTCTCCTTAAAGCTCCTCGGAAGCTGGATGAGTATAAACCTCGCACCCAAAAGCTCGGCCTCCCTGAGGGTCAGCCTCCAGAAGTGGAGAACCTCGCCGTTGGGCCTGAGGAGGCCGACGTTTTTGCTCGGCTTTACGTTGCTCCTCAGCCATGTCGGACTGTTCGCTGGGTGGGTAACACCCTGAAAGGCTTTGATTGAGAACACAAAACCGTTAGGGGCTTTTCTTTTCCACCGCTCAAGTGTGGTGTCTCTCAGGATGCGGTAGAACGTTTGCTGAACTTCAACGGTATCGAAGTCCCGGTAGTACTTCGAGTGCTTCTCGCAAAAGCCGCAGGTTCCGACGTGAATCATGCAACCACCAAAAGAACTTTGAGGGGGAGGATAAAAAGCCTGCGAAGCTGTAGCCCAATGGGAGCTATTCCCGGCTGGGATGTGATAAGTTACCTACCGGCGGAGGGCATTTAAGGGTTAGCTTCCTAAACACCAACATGCGGAAGCCCGAGAGAATCCTCCTAGTAACAGGCAGGCTTGCCGAACCGCTCGTGAGAAAGTACGGGAAGGGTTGTGACATCTTCGTGACCCCGGTGAGCGTCGCTGCCTTTCTAACGCCCGAACTCATAGTGCGATATCTCAAAAAGGCCGGACTCAACAGTGGGGACTACGACCTCATCCTAATTCCCGGCCTTGTCCGTGGTTCCGCCCGGGTTATAGAGGAGGAACTCGGAATTCCGGCATTCAAGGGGCCGAGAAACGCGATGGACATACCGCAGGTTCTCAAGGCATTAAGTGAGGGCTTCAAGCTGAGCAGGGAAATTCCTGCAGACGACCTCTTTTCGGTCGATGCACTCAAAAGAGTTAAGGACATCCGAAACAGAACGAGGGACAAAAACTACATCGAGAAGGCCCTCAAAAAGCCGTGGAACGTTCTTATAGGGAACCTCCCGGCGGGAAGGGACTTTCCAGCTAGGATTCTTGGCGAGGTGGTCGATGCTCCAAAGCTTGGTGTTGAGAAGACTGTTTGGAAGGCCCTCTACTACCTCCGCGAGGGAGCAGACATTGTGGATCTAGGTATGGTCGCTGGGGAGACCAACCCTGAATTCATTGAGCAAATTCCTGAAATCCGCGAGAGGCTGGAGGAGAGCGGATTTCAGGTACCGATAAGCTTCGACTCGCTCAACACTGCGGAAATCGAGAAAGCTCTGGACTACGCTGACCTCTTCCTCAGCGTTGATGGGGGCAACATTGAAGAACTTGTAACAGAGAAGCCCGTTGTCCTAATCCCAACAAACCAGAAAAGGGGCATCTTCCCCGTTAAACCGGCGGAGCGCGTCGCGTTTCTCGAAGGGTTAAAGGAAAAAGCGTTAGATTTTGGCTACAAGACAGTCATCCCCGACCTAATCCTTGAGCACGTCCCCCACCTGGCGCGCTCCATCGCCGCTTTCCAGCTATACCGCGAGCGGAATCGTGATGATGTGCTTTTAGCGGGTGTTGGTAACGTGGTGGAGCTTTACGATGCCGACAGCGTCGGGATGAACGCTTTGCTCGCCGGAATTGCTAAAGAACTATCAATAAACCTGCTGCTTACAACCGAGGTCAGTGCAAAGACGAGGGGCTCGGTGAGGGAACTAAGGAGGGCCATAGACATGAATTTCTTCGAGACACCAAAAGACCTCGGCTTCGACCTCCTAATTCTTAAAGAGAAGCGCACAAGAGAGTGGAGGTTCAAACCAGCTGAGAACGTCATTGAGGCCGAGGAAAAACCCGTTCAGCTTGAACCGATTTACTTCCGTATCTGGATAGAGAACGGAAAAATCTGGGCTAATGCCCATCGAGGAACTGAGGTTCTCCTCACCATAGCCGGAAAGGAACCGAACGCGATAATGGACACGATTTTGGAGCACTTCGAGATAAGCCCGAGGCACGCCTTCTACCTCGGCCGGGAGCTTGAGAGAGCTAAAACAGCTTTGAAGCTGAGGAGAAGTTACGTTCAGGAAGTCGAACTTTTCCGGGAATTCTACGAGGGAGATTAGGGAGATATGTAAACATACCCGCTTACGCAACCCATTTATAGAAAATCTGCCCCTTTTCTCTGGGTGGTAGAATGGCGTTCCTGAAGGTCGTTCCGC
It encodes the following:
- a CDS encoding DUF72 domain-containing protein, giving the protein MIHVGTCGFCEKHSKYYRDFDTVEVQQTFYRILRDTTLERWKRKAPNGFVFSIKAFQGVTHPANSPTWLRSNVKPSKNVGLLRPNGEVLHFWRLTLREAELLGARFILIQLPRSFKETEESFANAEGFFSMIERGDFEIAVELRGWSEMGIKRFVREFDVIDVTDPLVRIPLHRGEINYYRLHGRYENGRIVYVHQYGEDELKKARDRVVGWNHSESFVYFNNSNMCEDAKRFRKMVRELLG
- a CDS encoding dihydropteroate synthase-like protein is translated as MRKPERILLVTGRLAEPLVRKYGKGCDIFVTPVSVAAFLTPELIVRYLKKAGLNSGDYDLILIPGLVRGSARVIEEELGIPAFKGPRNAMDIPQVLKALSEGFKLSREIPADDLFSVDALKRVKDIRNRTRDKNYIEKALKKPWNVLIGNLPAGRDFPARILGEVVDAPKLGVEKTVWKALYYLREGADIVDLGMVAGETNPEFIEQIPEIRERLEESGFQVPISFDSLNTAEIEKALDYADLFLSVDGGNIEELVTEKPVVLIPTNQKRGIFPVKPAERVAFLEGLKEKALDFGYKTVIPDLILEHVPHLARSIAAFQLYRERNRDDVLLAGVGNVVELYDADSVGMNALLAGIAKELSINLLLTTEVSAKTRGSVRELRRAIDMNFFETPKDLGFDLLILKEKRTREWRFKPAENVIEAEEKPVQLEPIYFRIWIENGKIWANAHRGTEVLLTIAGKEPNAIMDTILEHFEISPRHAFYLGRELERAKTALKLRRSYVQEVELFREFYEGD